A single window of Bradyrhizobium daqingense DNA harbors:
- a CDS encoding carbohydrate ABC transporter permease — translation MSTLAIDKSGPTRKVKYRSMSRDRAWALRWSYFFLVLFAIFSLTPPIYMLITSLKSSAEISAATNPWWVFNPTLSNYVELLTSNQFLRFFWNSAIVSIVVVIVTMLISIPAAFALARMKFWGSTTLATGVFLTYLVPDSLLFIPLFKMLAVVQDVTGITLLNKWYVLLFIYPTLTVPFCTWIMIGYFASIPKELDEAALIDGASWLQTLTRIFIPVALPGLIAATIFAFTVSWAQFLYPLVFTTSVDQLVLPVGITTTLIKGDVFNWGQIMTGALLGAAPPLIIYAFLMDYYIAGLTAGATKG, via the coding sequence CCGCAGCATGAGCCGGGATCGCGCCTGGGCGCTGCGCTGGTCCTACTTCTTCCTGGTGCTGTTCGCGATCTTCTCGCTGACCCCGCCGATCTACATGCTGATCACCTCGCTCAAGAGCAGCGCGGAGATTTCGGCGGCGACCAACCCCTGGTGGGTGTTCAATCCCACCCTGTCGAACTACGTCGAGCTTTTGACCTCGAACCAGTTTCTGCGCTTCTTCTGGAATTCCGCCATCGTCTCCATCGTCGTCGTGATCGTGACGATGCTGATCAGCATTCCCGCGGCGTTTGCGCTGGCGCGGATGAAGTTCTGGGGCTCGACGACGCTCGCGACCGGCGTCTTCCTGACCTATTTGGTCCCCGACAGTCTGTTGTTTATTCCGCTGTTCAAGATGCTGGCGGTTGTCCAGGACGTGACTGGCATTACGCTGCTCAACAAATGGTACGTGCTGCTGTTCATCTATCCGACGCTGACGGTGCCGTTCTGCACCTGGATCATGATCGGCTATTTCGCCTCGATCCCGAAGGAGCTCGACGAGGCCGCCCTCATCGACGGCGCCTCCTGGCTCCAGACGCTGACGCGGATCTTCATCCCCGTCGCCCTGCCCGGGCTGATCGCAGCGACCATCTTCGCCTTCACCGTCTCCTGGGCGCAGTTCCTCTATCCCCTGGTGTTCACGACGTCGGTGGATCAGCTGGTGCTGCCGGTCGGCATCACCACCACGCTGATCAAGGGCGACGTCTTCAACTGGGGGCAGATCATGACCGGCGCATTGCTCGGCGCCGCGCCGCCGCTGATCATCTACGCGTTCCTGATGGACTACTACATTGCCGGCCTGACCGCCGGTGCGACAAAGGGTTGA
- a CDS encoding ABC transporter ATP-binding protein gives MADVALRKVVKRYDDVEAVRGIDLDIADHEFIVLVGPSGCGKSTTLRMIAGLEDISDGDIMIGGDIVNDVPPKDRDIAMVFQNYALYPHMTVAENMSFGLRLKHYPKAEIKARVTEAARLLDITDLIDRKPKQLSGGQRQRVAMGRAIVRNPKVFLFDEPLSNLDAKLRVQMRIEIKKVHQKVRTTTVYVTHDQVEAMTLADRVVVMNKGKIEQIGTPNELYHKPATRFVAGFIGSPAMNFIPCRLEDVGGTLQIRLTDRIAFPLPPARAARYNALPRTEKLLLGLRPEHLTEAHAHLEPGVETFETVLDVTEPMGMETLVYFGLEGTPICGRVNPNAGAKDGAPMRLAMDLNNMHLLNEASGLVL, from the coding sequence ATGGCTGACGTTGCTTTGCGGAAGGTAGTTAAGCGTTACGACGATGTCGAAGCCGTGCGCGGCATCGACCTCGACATCGCCGACCATGAGTTCATCGTGCTGGTCGGCCCCTCCGGCTGCGGCAAGTCGACGACGCTGCGCATGATCGCCGGCCTCGAGGACATCAGCGACGGCGACATCATGATCGGCGGTGACATCGTCAACGATGTGCCGCCGAAGGACCGCGACATCGCGATGGTGTTCCAGAACTACGCGCTCTATCCGCACATGACGGTCGCGGAGAACATGTCGTTCGGCCTGCGCCTGAAGCACTACCCCAAGGCCGAGATCAAGGCGCGGGTGACCGAGGCTGCCCGCCTCCTCGACATCACCGACCTGATCGACCGCAAGCCGAAGCAGCTCTCCGGCGGCCAGCGCCAGCGCGTCGCCATGGGCCGGGCCATCGTGCGCAATCCGAAGGTCTTCCTGTTCGACGAGCCGCTGTCCAATCTCGACGCGAAACTCCGCGTGCAGATGCGGATCGAGATCAAGAAGGTGCACCAGAAGGTGCGCACCACCACGGTCTACGTCACCCACGACCAGGTCGAGGCCATGACCTTGGCCGACCGCGTCGTGGTCATGAACAAGGGCAAGATCGAGCAGATCGGCACGCCGAACGAGCTCTACCACAAGCCTGCGACGCGTTTCGTTGCAGGCTTCATCGGCTCGCCCGCGATGAACTTCATCCCGTGCCGGCTCGAAGATGTCGGCGGCACGCTCCAAATCCGCCTCACCGACCGCATCGCCTTTCCGCTGCCGCCCGCCCGCGCCGCGCGCTACAATGCGCTGCCGCGCACCGAGAAGCTGCTGCTGGGCCTTCGCCCCGAGCATCTCACCGAGGCGCACGCGCATCTCGAACCCGGCGTCGAGACCTTCGAGACCGTGCTCGACGTCACCGAGCCGATGGGAATGGAGACGCTGGTCTATTTCGGGCTGGAGGGCACGCCGATCTGCGGCCGCGTCAATCCCAACGCCGGCGCCAAGGACGGAGCACCCATGCGTTTGGCGATGGACCTCAACAACATGCACCTGCTAAACGAGGCGTCCGGCCTCGTATTATGA
- a CDS encoding DUF1993 domain-containing protein, whose protein sequence is MYEASVGFFVPYLRNLSTLLDKGVAYAEVRKFNPAVLLGMRMAPNMYDLAQQVGEACRHATVAPALLADREPVALPVLEHDMAGLQARIATSIEFIESLPRAEIDASAERNVFFRLKNGTELPFTGRALLLTFSVPQFFFHVTTAYDLLRHAGVELVKKDYLGRK, encoded by the coding sequence ATGTACGAGGCTTCGGTGGGCTTCTTCGTGCCTTATTTGCGCAACCTGTCCACGCTGCTCGACAAGGGCGTCGCGTATGCCGAGGTTCGCAAGTTCAACCCGGCGGTCCTGCTCGGGATGCGCATGGCGCCGAACATGTACGATCTGGCGCAGCAGGTCGGCGAGGCCTGCCGCCATGCCACGGTCGCTCCGGCCTTGCTGGCCGACCGCGAGCCGGTGGCGCTGCCGGTGCTCGAGCACGACATGGCCGGGCTTCAGGCGCGCATCGCGACATCGATCGAGTTCATCGAGAGCCTGCCGCGCGCCGAGATCGACGCGTCGGCCGAACGCAATGTTTTCTTCAGGCTGAAGAACGGCACCGAGCTGCCCTTCACCGGGCGGGCGCTGTTGCTGACCTTCAGCGTCCCCCAGTTCTTCTTTCACGTGACGACGGCCTACGACCTCTTGCGGCATGCCGGCGTCGAGCTGGTGAAGAAGGACTATCTAGGAAGGAAGTAG
- a CDS encoding transporter substrate-binding domain-containing protein yields MIARIWTALAVTLLVTVSAHAQQASSSRLDEIVKRGTLRVGMTGDYKPFTYLDKTTQQFSGFDVDMAQSLGKALGVKVEFVPTAWPKLMKDFEADQFDIAMGGVSVTLDRQKKGFFSTPIMREGKTPIARCADVGKYQSIADIDKKGTRIIVNPGGTNERFARANIKEAEITVFADNTVIFDEIAKGNADLMMTDASETRYQQKQHAGVLCAVHPEKPFDFSEKAYWLQRDMALKAFVDQWLHISMEDGSYKNIYAAWFD; encoded by the coding sequence ATGATCGCTCGAATCTGGACGGCTTTGGCCGTGACGTTGCTGGTGACTGTCTCGGCGCATGCGCAGCAGGCATCGTCCTCGCGCCTCGACGAGATCGTCAAGCGCGGCACCTTGCGCGTCGGCATGACCGGCGACTACAAGCCGTTCACCTACCTGGACAAGACCACGCAGCAGTTCAGCGGCTTCGACGTCGACATGGCGCAGTCGCTCGGCAAGGCGCTCGGCGTCAAGGTCGAATTCGTACCGACGGCCTGGCCGAAGTTGATGAAGGATTTCGAGGCCGACCAGTTCGACATCGCCATGGGCGGCGTCTCGGTCACGCTCGATAGGCAGAAGAAGGGCTTTTTCTCCACGCCGATCATGCGCGAGGGCAAGACGCCGATCGCGCGCTGCGCCGATGTCGGCAAGTACCAGAGCATCGCCGACATCGACAAGAAGGGCACTCGCATCATCGTCAATCCCGGCGGCACCAACGAGCGCTTCGCACGTGCCAACATCAAGGAGGCCGAGATCACGGTGTTCGCCGACAATACCGTGATCTTCGATGAGATCGCCAAGGGCAACGCCGATCTGATGATGACCGACGCTTCCGAGACGCGCTACCAGCAGAAGCAGCACGCCGGCGTGCTCTGCGCGGTGCATCCCGAAAAGCCGTTCGACTTCTCCGAGAAGGCCTACTGGCTCCAGCGCGACATGGCGTTGAAAGCCTTCGTCGACCAGTGGCTGCACATCTCCATGGAAGACGGCAGCTACAAGAATATCTACGCGGCGTGGTTCGATTAG
- a CDS encoding DUF2147 domain-containing protein — translation MRKLLATAAFLLASTAAQAQYTFEYGGRTIRIDPDRGTVQIPGVYDNTGQSKPKKAKKNEQAPQQATVDPQAPAAPAPAPAPVAPPAAAQAPAAAAVAPPPAPPPPAPPPTTTATNAPADTAVLPPPAPAPAEQQAAPAVAPPPAPTVATAPAAPPPPPAPAPAPAPAPAPVQAAAAPAAPATAPTRDLSSPLGVWLTEEKEGKVRIEQCGSNLCGYSVDSKSNQNGEQVLINMKPGKDQKWSGRILDPNSGSTYDSTIAMKGTDRLRVQGCAFGGMFCGGQTWTRVN, via the coding sequence ATGAGGAAGCTGTTGGCCACGGCCGCATTCCTTTTGGCGAGCACGGCTGCACAGGCCCAGTACACTTTCGAATATGGCGGCCGCACCATCCGGATCGATCCGGACCGCGGCACGGTCCAGATTCCCGGCGTGTATGACAATACGGGCCAGAGCAAGCCCAAGAAGGCCAAGAAGAACGAGCAGGCGCCGCAGCAGGCCACGGTCGATCCGCAGGCGCCTGCCGCACCGGCACCAGCTCCCGCTCCTGTCGCACCGCCCGCAGCCGCGCAGGCGCCTGCAGCTGCGGCCGTTGCACCGCCTCCGGCCCCGCCACCGCCGGCTCCGCCGCCGACCACGACTGCGACCAACGCGCCGGCCGATACGGCCGTGCTCCCCCCGCCGGCCCCGGCGCCGGCCGAGCAGCAGGCCGCGCCCGCCGTGGCGCCGCCCCCCGCTCCGACCGTGGCCACTGCGCCAGCGGCGCCACCTCCGCCGCCCGCCCCGGCTCCCGCTCCCGCTCCCGCTCCCGCTCCCGTGCAGGCGGCCGCAGCACCGGCTGCTCCGGCAACCGCGCCCACGCGCGACCTCAGCTCGCCGCTCGGCGTCTGGCTCACCGAGGAGAAGGAAGGCAAGGTCCGCATCGAGCAATGCGGCAGCAATCTCTGCGGCTATTCGGTCGATAGCAAATCGAACCAGAACGGCGAGCAGGTCCTGATCAACATGAAGCCCGGCAAGGACCAGAAATGGTCGGGCCGCATCCTCGATCCCAATTCCGGATCGACCTACGATTCGACCATCGCGATGAAGGGCACCGACCGCTTGCGCGTGCAAGGCTGCGCCTTCGGCGGCATGTTTTGCGGCGGCCAGACCTGGACGCGGGTGAACTGA
- a CDS encoding (R)-mandelonitrile lyase, protein MEITVAGTRPTRRAPKENFTGTVWQDPVIMAPAPARLNCSRVAFEPGARTNWHHHPLGQTLYVISGVGRVQTKGGPVREIRPGDTVWIPPGELHWHGASPTNGMCHIAMQEALDGVYSTWLEPVTDAEYGAAVG, encoded by the coding sequence ATGGAGATCACTGTTGCAGGCACGCGCCCGACCCGCCGCGCGCCCAAGGAAAACTTCACCGGAACGGTGTGGCAGGACCCCGTCATCATGGCGCCCGCGCCGGCACGGTTGAACTGCTCGCGCGTTGCATTCGAGCCGGGCGCGCGCACCAATTGGCATCACCATCCGCTCGGGCAGACGCTCTACGTCATCTCCGGCGTCGGACGCGTCCAGACCAAGGGTGGTCCCGTCAGGGAGATCCGTCCCGGCGACACCGTCTGGATTCCGCCGGGCGAGTTGCACTGGCACGGCGCATCGCCGACCAACGGCATGTGCCACATCGCCATGCAGGAAGCGCTCGACGGCGTCTACTCGACCTGGCTAGAGCCGGTGACCGACGCGGAGTACGGAGCCGCGGTCGGCTGA
- a CDS encoding ribonuclease activity regulator RraA: MSLSPEARKTLAGITTATITTVLLKKGLRNVWMRGARPLRPGLPRLVGPAFTLRFVPAREDLATPESWSSPISTRTAIEAMPDGCIAVVDAMGITDAGIFGDILCARMVKRGVTALVTDGVVRDVEGVLGTNLPVWCDGYAAPPSVAGLTFVGWGEPIGCGGVAVFPNDIVVADQDGCVLIPQAMLDHVLNEGVEQERMEAWIVNEVNNGAVLPGLYPMNAETKARYAASKK; the protein is encoded by the coding sequence ATGTCGCTGTCCCCCGAAGCCCGCAAGACCCTCGCCGGCATCACCACCGCCACCATCACCACGGTCCTGCTGAAGAAGGGCCTGCGCAACGTGTGGATGCGCGGTGCGCGGCCGCTGCGTCCGGGGCTGCCGCGTCTGGTGGGACCTGCCTTCACGCTGCGCTTCGTGCCGGCCCGCGAGGATCTGGCGACGCCGGAATCCTGGTCGTCGCCGATCTCGACCCGCACCGCGATCGAAGCGATGCCCGACGGCTGCATCGCCGTGGTCGACGCCATGGGCATCACCGATGCCGGCATCTTCGGCGACATCCTCTGCGCGCGCATGGTCAAGCGGGGCGTCACCGCACTCGTCACCGACGGCGTCGTGCGTGACGTCGAGGGCGTGCTCGGCACCAATCTGCCGGTCTGGTGCGACGGTTATGCCGCGCCGCCGTCGGTCGCGGGCCTCACCTTCGTCGGCTGGGGCGAGCCGATCGGCTGCGGCGGGGTTGCGGTATTCCCGAACGATATCGTGGTCGCCGATCAGGATGGTTGCGTGCTGATCCCGCAGGCGATGCTCGATCACGTGCTCAACGAAGGCGTCGAGCAGGAGCGCATGGAGGCCTGGATCGTCAACGAGGTCAACAACGGCGCGGTGCTGCCGGGCCTCTATCCCATGAACGCCGAAACCAAGGCGCGCTACGCCGCCAGCAAGAAGTAA
- the pxpB gene encoding 5-oxoprolinase subunit PxpB, whose amino-acid sequence MAATLPPPRLLPSGDSAVTVEFSHTIDDEANQRVLALDKALAAAPIDGITETVPTYRSLLVHYDPGEIGFDTLGDKLLALASQPLPPATKARRWRIPVAYGGEHGIDLEDVAKTLGTTPDDIVARHAGGDYKVAMIGFTPGWSYLSGLDKFLHMSRRQNPRLLTPAGTISVGGVQAGIQCLAAPSGWHLLGRTPVRTYQLHRNPTFLTEPGDRVTFFAIDHKTFDELDRAAEAGEIVAEQVDA is encoded by the coding sequence ATGGCCGCGACGCTTCCCCCGCCCCGCCTCCTGCCCAGTGGCGACAGCGCCGTCACGGTCGAGTTCAGCCACACCATCGACGACGAGGCCAACCAGCGCGTGCTGGCGCTCGACAAGGCGCTTGCCGCGGCGCCCATCGACGGCATCACCGAGACCGTGCCGACCTATCGCTCGCTGCTGGTGCATTACGATCCCGGCGAGATCGGCTTCGATACGCTCGGTGACAAGTTGCTCGCGCTGGCCAGCCAGCCGCTGCCGCCGGCCACCAAGGCCCGCCGCTGGCGCATTCCCGTCGCCTATGGCGGCGAGCACGGCATCGACCTCGAGGACGTCGCCAAGACGCTCGGCACCACGCCCGACGACATCGTCGCCCGTCATGCCGGCGGCGACTATAAGGTCGCCATGATCGGCTTCACGCCTGGCTGGTCCTATCTCAGCGGCCTCGACAAATTCCTGCACATGTCGCGGCGGCAAAACCCGCGGCTGCTGACGCCCGCCGGCACGATCTCGGTCGGCGGCGTCCAGGCCGGCATCCAATGCCTGGCCGCGCCGAGCGGCTGGCACCTTCTGGGCCGCACGCCCGTCAGAACCTATCAGCTCCATCGCAATCCGACCTTCCTCACCGAGCCCGGTGACCGCGTGACCTTCTTCGCCATCGACCACAAGACGTTCGACGAACTGGACCGCGCTGCGGAAGCCGGCGAGATCGTCGCCGAGCAGGTGGACGCATGA
- a CDS encoding biotin-dependent carboxyltransferase family protein: MSRLVVASIGPASSVQDGGRFGAQRYGLTVSGAMDRLSLAAANTLVGNAPFAAAVEIGPFGASFTARDGAVRVAMSGAPRNADVAGSPVAMGTSVTLKDGETLTLGFARGGAFTYLAIEGAIKGEPVFGSLAVNARAGLGSPYPRPLQAGDEFSVDAASGASELRIELPKPVGGPIRVLLGPQDDEFDDANKALFLDSEWKISATSDRMGYRLEGPAIKHLHGHNIVSDGTVNGSIQVPGNGAPIALMMDRGTSGGYPKIATVITADVGRLAQTSAGTAFRFKAVSMAEAQDEARKFAQAIRNLPDRLRSSDTVALNIEALSDANVAGYAVSAVDAGTWQVAAEP, translated from the coding sequence ATGAGCCGGCTCGTCGTCGCCAGCATCGGTCCTGCAAGCTCCGTCCAGGATGGCGGCCGCTTCGGCGCGCAACGCTATGGCCTGACGGTGAGCGGGGCGATGGACCGGCTGTCGCTGGCTGCGGCGAACACGCTGGTCGGCAACGCACCGTTCGCCGCCGCCGTCGAGATCGGCCCGTTCGGAGCGTCCTTCACCGCGCGTGACGGGGCAGTGCGCGTTGCAATGTCAGGCGCGCCGCGCAATGCGGACGTTGCCGGCAGCCCGGTGGCGATGGGCACTTCGGTGACGCTGAAGGACGGCGAAACGCTGACGCTCGGCTTTGCCCGTGGCGGCGCCTTCACCTATCTCGCGATCGAAGGCGCCATCAAGGGCGAGCCGGTGTTCGGCAGCCTTGCGGTCAATGCCCGTGCCGGGCTCGGCAGCCCCTACCCGCGCCCGCTCCAGGCCGGTGACGAGTTCAGCGTCGATGCCGCGAGCGGCGCGAGCGAGCTGCGGATCGAGCTGCCCAAGCCCGTGGGCGGTCCGATCCGCGTGCTGCTGGGGCCGCAGGACGACGAGTTCGACGACGCCAACAAGGCGCTGTTCCTGGATAGCGAGTGGAAGATCTCGGCGACCTCCGACCGCATGGGCTACCGGCTCGAAGGCCCCGCGATCAAGCATCTGCACGGCCACAACATCGTCTCCGACGGCACGGTCAACGGCAGCATCCAGGTGCCCGGCAACGGCGCGCCGATCGCGCTGATGATGGACCGCGGCACCTCCGGCGGCTATCCCAAGATCGCAACCGTGATCACGGCCGATGTCGGCCGCCTCGCGCAAACCTCGGCGGGAACGGCGTTCCGCTTCAAGGCGGTCAGCATGGCCGAGGCGCAGGATGAGGCGCGCAAATTCGCGCAAGCGATCCGCAACCTGCCCGATCGCCTGCGCTCGTCCGATACGGTTGCGCTCAACATCGAGGCACTCAGCGACGCCAACGTTGCGGGCTATGCCGTGAGCGCCGTCGATGCCGGGACGTGGCAGGTCGCGGCAGAACCGTGA
- a CDS encoding LamB/YcsF family protein produces the protein MKTVDLNCDLGEGFGAWEMGNDAAMIELASSVNVACGFHAGDPDIMRRTVELAKARGVSVGAHPGYRDLHGFGRHPIAGLKASEIENLVAYQIGALQAIATAAGHKVTHVKAHGALSNVACEDDMTAKAIAAGIRAVDPNLIFVVLANSKLVKAGEAANLPMVHEVFADRAYEDDGNLVSRKKPGAVLHDATAIADRVVRMVQDGAVVSVTGKIIKMRTDTVCIHGDTPGAVDIARGVRQALKDAGIEVAPFKRG, from the coding sequence ATGAAGACAGTCGATCTCAATTGCGATCTCGGCGAAGGATTTGGCGCGTGGGAGATGGGTAACGACGCCGCGATGATCGAGCTGGCGAGCTCGGTCAACGTCGCCTGTGGCTTCCATGCCGGCGACCCCGACATCATGCGCCGGACGGTGGAGCTGGCGAAGGCGCGCGGCGTCTCGGTCGGCGCGCATCCCGGCTATCGCGACCTGCACGGCTTCGGCCGGCATCCGATCGCGGGGCTGAAGGCCTCCGAGATCGAGAACCTCGTCGCCTACCAGATCGGCGCGCTGCAGGCGATCGCGACTGCGGCCGGTCACAAGGTGACCCATGTGAAGGCGCACGGTGCGCTCTCCAACGTCGCCTGCGAGGACGACATGACGGCGAAGGCGATCGCCGCCGGCATCAGGGCGGTCGATCCCAATCTGATCTTCGTCGTGCTCGCCAATTCGAAACTGGTGAAGGCGGGTGAAGCGGCCAACCTGCCGATGGTGCACGAGGTGTTCGCCGACCGCGCCTATGAGGACGACGGCAATCTGGTCTCGCGCAAGAAGCCGGGCGCGGTGCTGCACGATGCCACGGCGATCGCCGATCGCGTCGTGCGCATGGTGCAGGACGGCGCGGTGGTCTCGGTGACCGGCAAGATCATCAAGATGCGCACGGACACCGTCTGCATCCACGGCGACACGCCCGGCGCGGTGGACATCGCGCGCGGCGTGCGTCAGGCGTTGAAGGATGCAGGGATCGAGGTGGCGCCGTTCAAGCGCGGGTGA
- a CDS encoding sulfite reductase subunit alpha: MNQITPPPKLDIIPASAPFSDAQRSWLNGFFAGLLSPDLAAPLSAEQGAAVMQGAAGDGDDGEAPWHDQTMPIADRMKLAEGRPVRRKMMAAMAQQDCGQCGYNCHDYSEAIASRSEARLNLCVPGGKDTARMLKSLYEELDKAPAAKAADKADAPAPAVTVTIAEPGRSRDNPVAATFLSRRLLNKGKSEKETYHVEFDLSESKLDYVVGDSFGVFARNDVGLVDQIIALLGASHTTKVNGKTLREVLIDDVSLSPAPDSLFELISFITGGAAREKARALAQGEDPDGDAATLDVMAALQKFSGTRPHPEAFVEALEPLQPRLYSISSSHNATPGKLSLTVDSVRYLVGKRKRLGVASTFLGERIAEGEKLKVYVQKAHNFGLPQDAKTPVIMIGPGTGIAPFRAFLLDRKATGAPGKNWLFFGHQRSDCDFFYQEELNAMKTSGLLTRMSLAWSRDGEKKFYVQDRMREVGRELWTWLAEGAHLYICGDAKRMAKDVERALVDIVAQFGARSTDEAVSFVAELKKSGRFQADVY, from the coding sequence ATGAATCAGATCACGCCTCCGCCGAAGCTCGATATCATTCCCGCCAGCGCGCCGTTCTCGGACGCGCAGCGCTCCTGGCTGAACGGCTTTTTCGCTGGACTGCTGTCGCCTGATCTCGCCGCGCCGCTGTCGGCGGAGCAGGGCGCCGCCGTCATGCAAGGCGCAGCCGGTGACGGTGATGATGGCGAAGCGCCGTGGCACGACCAGACCATGCCAATCGCCGACCGGATGAAGCTCGCCGAGGGCCGCCCCGTGCGCCGCAAGATGATGGCGGCGATGGCGCAGCAGGATTGCGGCCAGTGCGGCTACAATTGCCACGACTATTCCGAGGCGATCGCGAGCCGCAGCGAAGCGCGGCTCAATCTCTGCGTTCCCGGCGGTAAGGACACCGCGCGGATGCTGAAGTCGCTGTACGAGGAGCTCGACAAGGCGCCTGCGGCCAAGGCGGCGGACAAGGCCGATGCTCCGGCGCCGGCCGTCACCGTCACGATCGCAGAGCCGGGCCGCTCGCGCGACAACCCCGTTGCCGCGACCTTCCTGTCGCGCCGTCTGCTCAACAAGGGCAAGTCGGAGAAGGAGACCTATCACGTCGAGTTCGATCTCTCCGAGAGCAAGCTCGACTACGTGGTTGGTGATTCCTTCGGCGTGTTCGCGCGCAACGATGTCGGCCTCGTCGACCAGATCATCGCGCTGCTCGGGGCCTCTCACACCACCAAGGTCAACGGCAAGACGCTGCGCGAAGTGCTGATCGACGACGTCTCGCTGTCGCCGGCGCCCGACTCGCTGTTCGAGCTGATCTCCTTCATCACCGGCGGCGCGGCGCGCGAGAAGGCGCGGGCGCTGGCGCAGGGCGAGGATCCCGATGGCGATGCCGCAACCCTCGACGTCATGGCGGCGCTGCAGAAATTCTCGGGCACGCGGCCGCATCCGGAGGCCTTCGTCGAGGCGCTGGAGCCGCTGCAGCCGCGGCTCTACTCGATCTCGTCGTCGCACAATGCGACGCCGGGCAAGCTGTCGCTGACGGTCGATTCCGTGCGCTACCTCGTCGGCAAGCGCAAACGGCTCGGTGTCGCCTCGACCTTCCTCGGTGAACGCATTGCTGAGGGCGAGAAGCTCAAGGTCTATGTACAGAAGGCACACAATTTCGGCCTGCCGCAGGATGCGAAGACGCCCGTCATCATGATCGGCCCGGGCACCGGCATCGCGCCGTTCCGCGCCTTCCTGCTCGATCGCAAGGCGACCGGTGCGCCCGGCAAGAACTGGCTGTTCTTCGGCCATCAGCGCAGCGATTGCGACTTCTTCTACCAGGAAGAGCTCAATGCGATGAAGACATCAGGGCTTCTCACGCGCATGTCGCTGGCCTGGTCGCGCGACGGCGAGAAGAAGTTTTACGTACAGGATCGCATGCGCGAGGTCGGCCGCGAATTGTGGACCTGGCTTGCCGAAGGCGCGCATCTCTACATCTGCGGCGATGCCAAACGCATGGCCAAGGACGTCGAGCGTGCGCTGGTCGACATCGTCGCCCAGTTCGGCGCACGTTCGACGGATGAAGCCGTCAGCTTCGTCGCCGAGCTCAAGAAGTCCGGCCGCTTCCAGGCTGACGTTTACTAG